A portion of the Gossypium arboreum isolate Shixiya-1 chromosome 8, ASM2569848v2, whole genome shotgun sequence genome contains these proteins:
- the LOC108469641 gene encoding E3 ubiquitin-protein ligase At4g11680-like isoform X2: MASTIPTNRSSSDDITDTTPFLSPTSNVSNDDSSTRRTVRRQSLRDAARFLRRASSRRMMREPSMLVRETAAEQLEERQSDWAYSKPVVVLDIIWNLAFVVVAVGILILSRNESPDMPLRLWIIGYAFQCFLHIVCVCVEYRRRRRRQSTEYRPFNAGEEGDLSPGSRVDSEQYVSLAQLEDDGGSAAKHLESANTMFSFIWWIIGFYWVSIGGQAMARSSPQLYWLCIIFLGFDVFFVVFCVALACIIGIAVCCCLPCIIAILYAVADQEGALKEDIDQLLKFKFKKIGSDKKSAADVQEPVGGIMTECGTDSPLERVLPMDDAECCICLSAYDEGVELRELPCGHHFHCACVDKWLYINATCPLCKYNILKSQNHEEV, encoded by the exons ATGGCTTCGACGATTCCAACGAACCGATCCTCCTCTGATGACATTACCGACACGACGCCCTTTCTGTCACCAACAAGCAACGTTTCAAACGACGACTCCTCCACGCGTCGGACCGTTCGTCGCCAGAGTCTCCGCGATGCGGCTAGGTTCTTGCGCCGAGCCAGCAGCCGAAGGATGATGCGTGAGCCGTCCATGCTGGTTCGAGAAACCGCCGCCGAGCAGCTCGAGGAGCGTCAGAGCGATTGGGCGTATTCTAAGCCCGTAGTTGTTCTCGATATTATCTGGAATTTAGCGTTCGTGGTGGTGGCAGTTGGTATTTTGATTTTGAGCAGGAACGAGAGCCCTGATATGCCGTTGAGGCTTTGGATAATTGGGTATGCTTTCCAGTGTTTCTTGCATATTGTTTGCGTTTGTGTGGAGTATAGGCGACGGAGGAGGCGGCAGAGCACGGAATACAGGCCATTTAATGCAGGGGAGGAAGGGGATTTGAGCCCTGGATCGAGGGTGGATTCAGAGCAGTACGTGTCGTTGGCCCAGTTGGAAGATGATGGTGGAAG TGCTGCAAAGCATCTGGAATCTGCAAATACGATGTTTTCATTCATATGGTGGATCATTGGATTCTATTGGGTATCTATAGGTGGCCAAGCAATGGCACGTAGCTCCCCTCAGCTTTATTG GCTTTGTATAATTTTTCTCGGGTTTGATGTGTTCTTTGTTGTTTTCTGCGTTGCACTGGCATGCATAATCGGCATTGCAGTTTGCTGCTGTCTTCCATGTATTATTGCCATCTTATATGCTGTGGCAGATCAG GAGGGAGCTTTGAAGGAAGATATTGATCAGTTAttgaaattcaaatttaaaaaaattggcAGTGACAAGAAATCTGCTGCTGATGTCCAAGAACCTGTTGGGGGAATAATGACTGAATGTGGTACAGATTCCCCGTTGGAACGTGTTCTTCCCATGGATGATGCA GAATGTTGCATTTGCCTTTCTGCCTACGATGAAGGAGTTGAACTAAGGGAACTTCCTTGCGGTCACCATTTTCACTGTGCTTGTGTAGATAAGTGGTTGTACATCAATGCTACCTGCCCTCTCTGCAAGTATAACATCTTAAAGAGTCAAAACCACGAGGAAGTGTAA
- the LOC108469641 gene encoding E3 ubiquitin-protein ligase At4g11680-like isoform X1, which translates to MASTIPTNRSSSDDITDTTPFLSPTSNVSNDDSSTRRTVRRQSLRDAARFLRRASSRRMMREPSMLVRETAAEQLEERQSDWAYSKPVVVLDIIWNLAFVVVAVGILILSRNESPDMPLRLWIIGYAFQCFLHIVCVCVEYRRRRRRQSTEYRPFNAGEEGDLSPGSRVDSEQYVSLAQLEDDGGSSAAKHLESANTMFSFIWWIIGFYWVSIGGQAMARSSPQLYWLCIIFLGFDVFFVVFCVALACIIGIAVCCCLPCIIAILYAVADQEGALKEDIDQLLKFKFKKIGSDKKSAADVQEPVGGIMTECGTDSPLERVLPMDDAECCICLSAYDEGVELRELPCGHHFHCACVDKWLYINATCPLCKYNILKSQNHEEV; encoded by the exons ATGGCTTCGACGATTCCAACGAACCGATCCTCCTCTGATGACATTACCGACACGACGCCCTTTCTGTCACCAACAAGCAACGTTTCAAACGACGACTCCTCCACGCGTCGGACCGTTCGTCGCCAGAGTCTCCGCGATGCGGCTAGGTTCTTGCGCCGAGCCAGCAGCCGAAGGATGATGCGTGAGCCGTCCATGCTGGTTCGAGAAACCGCCGCCGAGCAGCTCGAGGAGCGTCAGAGCGATTGGGCGTATTCTAAGCCCGTAGTTGTTCTCGATATTATCTGGAATTTAGCGTTCGTGGTGGTGGCAGTTGGTATTTTGATTTTGAGCAGGAACGAGAGCCCTGATATGCCGTTGAGGCTTTGGATAATTGGGTATGCTTTCCAGTGTTTCTTGCATATTGTTTGCGTTTGTGTGGAGTATAGGCGACGGAGGAGGCGGCAGAGCACGGAATACAGGCCATTTAATGCAGGGGAGGAAGGGGATTTGAGCCCTGGATCGAGGGTGGATTCAGAGCAGTACGTGTCGTTGGCCCAGTTGGAAGATGATGGTGGAAG TAGTGCTGCAAAGCATCTGGAATCTGCAAATACGATGTTTTCATTCATATGGTGGATCATTGGATTCTATTGGGTATCTATAGGTGGCCAAGCAATGGCACGTAGCTCCCCTCAGCTTTATTG GCTTTGTATAATTTTTCTCGGGTTTGATGTGTTCTTTGTTGTTTTCTGCGTTGCACTGGCATGCATAATCGGCATTGCAGTTTGCTGCTGTCTTCCATGTATTATTGCCATCTTATATGCTGTGGCAGATCAG GAGGGAGCTTTGAAGGAAGATATTGATCAGTTAttgaaattcaaatttaaaaaaattggcAGTGACAAGAAATCTGCTGCTGATGTCCAAGAACCTGTTGGGGGAATAATGACTGAATGTGGTACAGATTCCCCGTTGGAACGTGTTCTTCCCATGGATGATGCA GAATGTTGCATTTGCCTTTCTGCCTACGATGAAGGAGTTGAACTAAGGGAACTTCCTTGCGGTCACCATTTTCACTGTGCTTGTGTAGATAAGTGGTTGTACATCAATGCTACCTGCCCTCTCTGCAAGTATAACATCTTAAAGAGTCAAAACCACGAGGAAGTGTAA